The Arachis ipaensis cultivar K30076 chromosome B03, Araip1.1, whole genome shotgun sequence region taacctaATCTTCACAAATTTTAACACAAATATATCTCTATCACATATTAGGTAtgaacttctatttatttatattatttttttgtgaGTACTAAAATTAGATTacatacaaattttattattgactAAAGATAACTCTATTATATTAGTACAATCAAGTAAATATTTAAACtattagtctctaaaatttgagttaggtaatttagtatttttaatgaTGATATTGAggttaaataaatttttatgatagttatataaaattttaaagttaaataataaaagagtttatttattatatttatgtttattataaattttttattttaaaattattttattttaaaatattatataaaattttaaagaatttgaaaaaataaattattttcgttataaacatgtttattataattttttcaaattttaaaagctattttaccaaataCAACTTAGATACTTGTGcttattaaaagtcatttttaatttaattttatcaaacATAAGTGCGGCTGCTTTTAAAAAAATGTCTTTTAAAAGACAGCTTTTGTGTTTGTTTAGACAcaaaactagaaaaaaaaaaatttttttgagacgctgtaatttacatctttttttaaaagattttttttttaaaagaaagatgttttttatgtaataaataaacaaaaaaatacttttatatgtGTATGTCTAAAATCAGCCCAACCATTTTGTGCACATTAAATGCGCCATCTTTTATGAACCATTAGATTTTACTAAATGAAAATCAAAGGATGTTATAAAACTTGCCATTTTTAAAATATtctatattaaaatatatttatgtatatatatactaatataTTCTATATTTATAAAGTCTATTAGTACCCTTCTTTCATAATatcatttgattttcatttaataaaatttaatagttCATAAAAGGTAGCGCATCTAATGTGCATAAAATGGTTGGGCTGATTTTAGACATACcccttttatattgttatactcaaacataattaatagataaaaaagatttttttacatgaaatacccaaacataaaattacttttacgtCTTTCCTATAaagtctttaaaaaaaaaattaaaaaaaatcttttcttaaaaacTCACTTAAACAAATCCTTTATAAACtactttaaaaaattaaaaactttaccaaaccaaaccaagTTATTTCATTCCTTCCTTCTTTTTATTGCTTCTTTTCCAGATCCAAACAAAATGAGTAACTgcgaaaattgaattttgaaaaaacaaagaagaaagaagcCCTAAGCCCCAAACCCTCTTTCTCCTTATTCCCTCACCTCGCTGCTGCTCGAAACCGTCTCGACGTTCTTTCAAGTCACTTCGCCGCCGCCATCTCTCCCTCTGCTTCGATTGGTTCGTCCCTCGCTGTCGTTGATATTGTTTCCATTAATTCTGTTGATCTAAATTCAATTTCTTGTTAATGCGTTCTCGAATCTAACCATCCGAAAACATTTGATTTGAATCCAAAATAACTCACATATGGCGGTATGGTGTTCCTCAATAGTCATTCACTCGATAACTGTGTGTACTAATAGCATCTATGTGAACGAGTATTACAATATTTATTTCTGTTCCTCACTTTCTATTGTTGCCTATTTGCtgtcccaatattcagattgattTTTATATATTGAGTTTATGATAATTGCAAGTAGAGAAAATGCACATCGTTAGCTTTGGCCGTTTGAGAACTTCTTGGTACTAATTCTCAAGAGTTGTTTGTGAGCTTTCCTTCTTTTTAAGCTTTCATTCTGATAATTATTTCCATTCAAAATTACTTTGGAACAATAGGGTTTTCAAATACTGAAGTTGAATCGATAATTGAGAAAGAAAAAGATTGATGTCGAAAGAAGTTTGGATTGAACATTTTCAATAAATGTTTCAGGTTGTAGACAAAAACGAATGGATTCATCACAAAGTGCAGCTGTTGGGGGCAATGGTGGAACTAGTGGCAATGGGACATTGATCTCTCAATCTAATGACACTGCAGCTTCTGCAATAGGAGCTGATGATTCTATGCAAAAGTTGAGCCAAGTCAGTGACTCCATTCAGAAAACCTTGGGCCTCATCCATCAGCTTTATCTTACGGTATCTACTTACAATGCTGCTTTTCAAATGCCTCTCCTCCAACGCATGTATGTACCTTTAATCTTTTCGTATAGtgatttttctttctctattttacCTTTTTCGCCTTGTTAGATATTGTATTTGCTGATCATATTTTTGCGTCAAATGTCCAGCAATGGTCTTGTTGCAGAGCTTGACAACATGGTTAAATTGGCTGAGAAGTGCAACATTCAAATTCCTATGGAGGTGGTGAAGTGAGTCTTCTACTGTTCCATGTGTTTCTATTCACAACCTAATAATTCACTTTCAATTCCCTTTTTACGTGCGAATTTAACTGATGATTTACGGCTGGATTTAGTTTAATTGATGATGGGAAGAATCCAGACGAATTTACCAAAGACGTTTTAAACAATTG contains the following coding sequences:
- the LOC107629447 gene encoding mediator of RNA polymerase II transcription subunit 10b, coding for MDSSQSAAVGGNGGTSGNGTLISQSNDTAASAIGADDSMQKLSQVSDSIQKTLGLIHQLYLTVSTYNAAFQMPLLQRINGLVAELDNMVKLAEKCNIQIPMEVVNLIDDGKNPDEFTKDVLNNCIAKNQITKGKTDALKSFRKNLLEELEQNFPAEVETFRESRAASAAELKRPSQAQSALANGDVRVKTEH